The Streptomyces sp. NBC_00691 genome has a segment encoding these proteins:
- a CDS encoding glutamate--tRNA ligase, protein MLDLSVINAMFPPDLPEPADWDRRFRPRALPEGAEVTRFAPSPTGHLHIGGLYTAAVARALAHQSGGVHVLRVEDTDRSRQVAGAAEEFSRLLAAFGLAPDEGGVAGAGEWGPYLQSERRDVYLSHVRELLRRDRAYPCFCDKDRLARSAEEQRAGRSPIGYYGRWAPCRTLAPAEAARRMAAGEPYVVRFRCPYEFPGRVRFKDRIRGVVTMQDNGNDIVLLKSSQEELPLPTYHFAHVVDDRLMRVSLVVRGEEWLSSTPVHLQLHAALGFDPPAYAHLAPLMKAEGPSRRKLSKRKDPEASVDYYLAAGYPPAAVQHYLRGLANIRLMDVPTAEALAAPVRLDGMRPSGPLLDLPKLHSLSREFIASLTPDELYGQLLAWAEEYDPELGSVLARRRGLALAAVAAGRPEGAPARKDLDRWSCFRDRYGFFFAELFGTPPAADDDRYGGLAPDLVRRIAGEFAREGSGATASEEWYGALRALAARHGRAPDTASWRRDPGRWAGPPREVANVVRVALTGATRSPDLFAVARALGRAEVLRRLTAVAG, encoded by the coding sequence GTGCTCGACCTGTCCGTCATCAACGCGATGTTCCCGCCCGATCTCCCGGAACCGGCCGACTGGGACCGCCGGTTCCGGCCGCGCGCCCTGCCGGAGGGCGCCGAGGTGACGCGCTTCGCCCCGAGTCCCACCGGGCATCTGCACATCGGCGGCCTCTACACGGCGGCCGTGGCGCGTGCCCTGGCCCACCAGTCGGGTGGTGTGCACGTGCTGCGCGTCGAGGACACCGACCGGTCACGCCAGGTGGCGGGTGCCGCGGAGGAGTTCTCCCGGCTGCTCGCGGCCTTCGGGCTCGCGCCCGACGAGGGCGGGGTCGCCGGTGCCGGGGAGTGGGGCCCCTACCTCCAGTCGGAGCGCCGGGACGTCTACCTCAGCCATGTGCGCGAACTGCTGCGGCGGGACCGTGCGTATCCCTGCTTCTGCGACAAGGACCGGCTGGCCCGCAGTGCGGAGGAGCAGCGCGCGGGCCGCTCCCCGATCGGCTACTACGGCCGGTGGGCGCCGTGCCGGACGCTGGCGCCGGCGGAGGCCGCCCGTCGGATGGCGGCCGGTGAGCCGTACGTGGTGCGGTTCCGCTGCCCGTACGAGTTTCCCGGCCGCGTCCGGTTCAAGGACCGGATCCGTGGCGTCGTCACCATGCAGGACAACGGCAACGACATCGTGCTGCTCAAGTCCTCGCAGGAGGAACTCCCCCTGCCGACTTATCACTTCGCGCATGTCGTGGACGACCGTCTGATGCGGGTGTCGCTGGTGGTGCGCGGTGAGGAGTGGCTGTCCTCGACGCCCGTCCATCTCCAGCTCCACGCGGCGCTCGGTTTCGACCCGCCCGCGTACGCGCATCTGGCGCCGCTGATGAAGGCCGAGGGCCCCTCGCGGCGCAAGCTGAGCAAGCGCAAGGACCCCGAGGCGTCGGTGGACTACTACCTGGCCGCCGGGTATCCGCCGGCCGCCGTCCAGCACTATCTGCGCGGCCTCGCCAACATCCGGCTCATGGACGTCCCGACGGCGGAGGCGCTGGCCGCGCCTGTCCGGCTCGACGGCATGCGCCCCTCGGGGCCGCTCCTCGATCTGCCCAAACTGCACTCCCTGAGCCGGGAGTTCATCGCCTCGCTCACTCCCGACGAGCTGTACGGCCAGCTTCTCGCCTGGGCGGAGGAGTACGACCCGGAGCTCGGGTCCGTGCTCGCGCGGCGGCGGGGGCTCGCGCTGGCGGCGGTGGCCGCGGGCCGGCCCGAGGGCGCGCCCGCCCGGAAGGACCTGGACCGCTGGTCCTGCTTCCGCGACCGCTACGGCTTCTTCTTCGCGGAGCTCTTCGGCACGCCGCCGGCCGCCGACGACGACCGCTACGGCGGCCTGGCCCCGGACCTGGTGCGCCGGATCGCGGGCGAGTTCGCGCGGGAGGGGAGCGGGGCGACCGCCTCGGAGGAGTGGTACGGGGCGCTGCGCGCGCTGGCGGCCCGTCACGGCCGTGCCCCGGACACGGCCTCCTGGCGCCGGGATCCGGGGCGTTGGGCGGGCCCGCCGAGGGAGGTCGCGAACGTGGTGCGGGTCGCTCTCACGGGCGCCACCCGCAGCCCCGATCTGTTCGCCGTCGCCCGGGCGCTGGGCCGGGCCGAGGTGCTGCGCCGCCTCACCGCCGTGGCGGGGTGA
- a CDS encoding MFS transporter — MGGTRAVALLALGSFAMGTDAYAMAGLLPDIGADLHVSVSLAGQSVTAFTLCYALAAPLFSAVLARWGTRTVLVTALVVFVVANAGTALTGSYAGLLGTRALAGAGAGLFTPAAATAAVALVPPERRGRALGLVLGGMSAGTVLGVPLGLLVAADSGWRTALWLITGLGVVALAGVGTGLPPVRGAAAPSLRARFGALARPRVAVVVAVTFTQTVASLGLYTYLEPVLHRVADIGSAVPYLWVWGIGGVCGSLLAGTLVDRSGRPALLAVALLGTLGAALTLLPWTGTVPGLVLLPLVVWGAVGWAFVVPQQHRLLAREGEGGAAAVGLNSSATYLGGAVGSALGGLALAHGLDARWLPLPAAGVALAGVLFHLTAVRALAGREAGAGALAGAGQDDTGTDRPDAGTEPRAAEADHRDKGRAGAADATAAEALERNTP; from the coding sequence ATGGGCGGCACGCGCGCGGTGGCCCTGCTCGCGCTCGGCTCCTTCGCCATGGGGACCGACGCCTACGCGATGGCGGGACTGCTCCCCGACATCGGTGCCGACCTCCATGTCTCGGTCTCCCTCGCCGGGCAGTCCGTCACCGCCTTCACCCTCTGCTACGCCCTGGCCGCGCCGCTGTTCTCGGCCGTCCTCGCCCGCTGGGGCACCCGGACGGTCCTGGTGACCGCGCTGGTGGTCTTCGTCGTCGCCAACGCCGGTACCGCGCTGACCGGTTCGTACGCCGGGCTGCTCGGCACCCGCGCCCTGGCCGGAGCCGGGGCGGGCCTCTTCACCCCGGCGGCGGCCACCGCGGCCGTCGCGCTCGTACCGCCCGAGCGGCGCGGAAGGGCCCTCGGCCTGGTGCTCGGCGGCATGAGCGCGGGGACGGTCCTCGGTGTCCCGCTCGGGCTGCTCGTGGCGGCCGACTCCGGCTGGCGCACCGCCCTGTGGCTGATCACCGGTCTCGGCGTGGTCGCCCTGGCCGGGGTGGGCACCGGGCTTCCGCCGGTACGCGGGGCCGCGGCACCCTCGCTGCGGGCCCGGTTCGGCGCCCTGGCCCGGCCCCGGGTCGCCGTGGTCGTCGCCGTCACCTTCACCCAGACCGTCGCCAGCCTCGGGCTCTACACCTATCTGGAACCGGTCCTCCACCGCGTCGCCGACATCGGCAGCGCCGTGCCGTACCTGTGGGTCTGGGGCATCGGCGGGGTCTGCGGCAGCCTCCTCGCGGGGACCCTCGTCGACCGGAGCGGGAGGCCGGCCCTGCTCGCGGTCGCCCTGCTCGGCACCCTGGGTGCCGCCCTCACCCTGCTGCCGTGGACCGGAACCGTACCCGGCCTGGTCCTGCTGCCCCTCGTCGTGTGGGGAGCGGTCGGCTGGGCCTTCGTCGTGCCCCAGCAGCACCGGCTGCTCGCGCGGGAGGGGGAAGGGGGTGCCGCCGCCGTCGGCCTCAACAGCTCCGCCACCTACCTCGGCGGCGCCGTCGGCTCCGCGCTCGGCGGCCTCGCCCTCGCCCACGGGCTCGACGCCCGCTGGCTCCCGCTCCCCGCCGCCGGGGTCGCGCTCGCGGGAGTCCTCTTCCATCTCACCGCGGTGCGCGCGCTCGCCGGGCGCGAGGCCGGGGCCGGTGCTCTGGCCGGGGCCGGACAGGACGACACCGGGACCGACCGGCCTGACGCCGGGACCGAGCCGCGCGCCGCGGAGGCCGATCACCGTGACAAAGGCAGGGCCGGAGCCGCGGACGCGACCGCGGCCGAGGCCCTGGAAAGGAACACGCCATGA
- a CDS encoding TIGR03619 family F420-dependent LLM class oxidoreductase, whose protein sequence is MKFGVNLPNYGPEATPDALADWALRVESMGYHYAMVSDHVALTPDVQHLFPAPFYDPFATLAWLAGVTRTVGLGTTVTILPYRHPVHTARVAANIDRFSNGRLVFGAAAGWAAREFAVLDVPYRKRGAISDEYLAAIKACWATEVASFDGAHVSFREVHTGPLPVQRPGPPVWVGGHSYGALRRAVRLGDAWHPTSVSGDWLLGVGLPALRQVAEEHERPVPDVCPRIKLRVTSRPLGPGRLLGEGTRAQIADDLGLLQDLGARAVVLDPTYPGDRREAGRTARDLDVLETLVKEVIDVDAGCVR, encoded by the coding sequence ATGAAGTTCGGCGTCAATCTGCCCAACTACGGGCCCGAGGCCACCCCCGACGCCCTCGCCGACTGGGCGCTGCGGGTCGAGTCGATGGGCTACCACTACGCGATGGTCTCCGACCACGTCGCCCTCACCCCGGACGTGCAGCACCTCTTCCCCGCCCCGTTCTACGACCCCTTCGCGACCCTCGCCTGGCTCGCGGGCGTCACCAGGACCGTGGGGCTCGGGACGACGGTGACGATCCTCCCGTACCGGCATCCCGTCCACACCGCCCGCGTCGCCGCCAACATCGACCGGTTCAGCAACGGGCGGCTCGTCTTCGGCGCCGCCGCCGGCTGGGCCGCGCGGGAGTTCGCCGTCCTGGACGTCCCGTACCGCAAGCGGGGGGCGATCAGCGACGAGTACCTCGCCGCCATCAAGGCCTGCTGGGCGACCGAGGTGGCCTCCTTCGACGGCGCCCACGTCTCCTTCCGCGAGGTGCACACCGGACCGCTGCCCGTGCAACGGCCCGGCCCGCCCGTCTGGGTCGGCGGCCACAGCTACGGCGCGCTCCGCCGGGCCGTCCGCCTCGGCGACGCCTGGCACCCCACCTCCGTCTCCGGCGACTGGCTGCTCGGCGTCGGACTGCCCGCGCTCCGCCAGGTCGCGGAGGAACACGAGCGGCCCGTCCCCGACGTCTGCCCCCGGATCAAACTCCGCGTCACCTCCCGGCCGCTCGGCCCCGGACGGCTGCTCGGCGAGGGCACCCGGGCGCAGATCGCCGACGACCTCGGACTCCTCCAGGACCTGGGCGCCCGGGCCGTCGTCCTGGACCCCACCTACCCGGGCGACCGGCGCGAGGCGGGGCGCACGGCTCGGGACCTCGACGTCCTGGAGACACTGGTCAAGGAGGTCATCGACGTGGACGCCGGCTGCGTACGATGA
- a CDS encoding LysR family transcriptional regulator: MTDPDLRKLRVLRELSERGTVSAAARALHLTPQAVSQQISALGRELGVALTEPSGRRLRLTGAARIVLRHADAVFTQVEQMRAELAAHQSGERGEVAVAGFSTTLSALILPAVARLRETRPLLRTSLAEVDPPESFSLLQRGETDVVISADTTRPAAGSGGSAGSAGAAGSEPPERSDGEAGRLDGPRDGSSGGGLSDSRSDSRSDSRSDSRSDSRSEGRSDGRFHRVVLCDDPFDIALPAGHRLLDSERLLLADLADETWIFATTGLCHDIGVAACTAAGFTPQASHAIGDWDATLAAVRLGLGVALVPRLAKPVPRPEVTIRAFSERAPSRTVFAAVREGSQTSPEIAAVLDALRTAARAAVAG, translated from the coding sequence GTGACCGATCCGGACCTGCGGAAACTGCGGGTGCTGAGGGAACTCAGCGAGCGCGGCACCGTCAGCGCGGCCGCCCGGGCCCTGCACCTCACCCCCCAGGCCGTCTCCCAGCAGATCAGCGCCCTGGGACGAGAGCTGGGCGTGGCGCTCACCGAGCCCTCCGGGCGCCGGCTCCGGCTCACCGGAGCGGCGCGGATCGTGCTCCGGCACGCCGACGCCGTCTTCACCCAGGTCGAGCAGATGCGCGCGGAACTCGCCGCCCACCAGAGCGGCGAGCGGGGCGAGGTGGCGGTCGCCGGTTTCTCCACCACCCTCTCGGCGCTGATCCTGCCGGCCGTGGCCCGGCTGCGGGAGACCCGTCCGCTGCTGCGGACCTCGCTGGCCGAGGTCGACCCGCCGGAGAGCTTCTCCCTGCTCCAGCGCGGGGAGACGGACGTCGTCATCTCCGCGGACACGACCCGGCCCGCGGCGGGATCGGGCGGTTCGGCGGGATCGGCCGGCGCGGCCGGATCGGAGCCGCCGGAGCGCTCCGACGGCGAGGCCGGGCGCCTCGACGGACCGCGTGACGGATCGTCCGGCGGCGGCCTTTCCGACAGCCGCTCCGACAGCCGCTCGGACAGCCGCTCGGACAGCCGCTCGGACAGCCGGTCCGAGGGGCGTTCCGACGGGCGGTTCCACCGGGTCGTGCTCTGCGACGACCCCTTCGACATCGCCCTCCCCGCCGGTCACCGGCTCCTCGACAGCGAACGGCTGCTCCTCGCCGATCTGGCCGACGAGACCTGGATCTTCGCCACCACCGGCCTCTGTCACGACATCGGCGTCGCCGCGTGTACGGCCGCCGGGTTCACCCCGCAGGCATCCCACGCCATCGGCGACTGGGACGCCACACTCGCGGCGGTGCGGCTCGGCCTCGGGGTCGCACTGGTGCCGCGCCTCGCCAAGCCGGTCCCGCGGCCCGAGGTGACGATCCGCGCGTTCAGCGAGCGGGCGCCCTCGCGCACGGTCTTCGCGGCCGTGCGGGAAGGCAGCCAGACGTCCCCGGAGATCGCCGCCGTCCTCGACGCGCTGCGGACCGCGGCCCGGGCGGCCGTCGCCGGCTGA
- a CDS encoding DMT family transporter, which translates to MSKATYTRLAALSLIWGSVFLWIKIAGYGFSPVQMVLIRLALGAVVILAIGYAKGLRLPKEAATWGHLTVAALLGNAIPWTLYAEGEIDGSSSVAAVVNGSAPIWTLAAALLLGQEKRVSGFKAGGVLLGLGGTALIASPWNSSSAGTGWSILCFVLGSISFGASFAYMGKYLVGRGIPPLMLAGGQLSVATVLLLVAFPFLGLQTVTWRTDSVISVLILGVVCTGFAALLNFELIIKDGPTVASTVTYLMTAVAVVLGAVVLDEPLGWTVWLGAVAVLAATGLLRRKPRPAPEPAPGTTPVPTPAAAD; encoded by the coding sequence ATGTCCAAAGCCACCTACACGCGGCTGGCCGCGCTGAGCCTCATCTGGGGCTCCGTCTTCCTGTGGATCAAGATCGCCGGGTACGGCTTCTCACCCGTGCAGATGGTGCTGATCCGGCTCGCCCTCGGGGCCGTCGTCATCCTCGCCATCGGTTACGCCAAGGGGCTCCGGCTCCCCAAGGAGGCCGCCACCTGGGGCCATCTGACCGTCGCCGCCCTGCTCGGCAACGCCATCCCCTGGACCCTCTACGCCGAGGGGGAGATCGACGGATCGAGCAGCGTCGCCGCGGTCGTCAACGGCAGCGCCCCGATCTGGACCCTGGCCGCCGCGCTGCTGCTCGGCCAGGAGAAGCGGGTCTCCGGCTTCAAGGCCGGCGGCGTGCTGCTCGGCCTCGGCGGCACCGCGCTCATCGCCTCGCCCTGGAACTCGTCCTCGGCCGGCACCGGTTGGAGCATCCTCTGCTTCGTCCTCGGTTCCATCAGCTTCGGCGCCAGCTTCGCCTACATGGGCAAGTACCTGGTGGGCAGGGGCATTCCGCCCCTGATGCTCGCGGGCGGACAGCTCAGCGTGGCCACCGTCCTCCTGCTGGTCGCCTTCCCCTTCCTGGGGCTCCAGACCGTCACCTGGCGCACCGACTCGGTGATCTCCGTCCTCATCCTCGGCGTCGTCTGCACCGGCTTCGCCGCGCTGCTCAACTTCGAGCTGATCATCAAGGACGGTCCCACCGTGGCCTCCACGGTCACCTATCTGATGACCGCCGTGGCCGTCGTCCTGGGTGCCGTGGTGCTCGACGAGCCCCTCGGCTGGACCGTGTGGCTCGGGGCGGTCGCGGTGCTCGCGGCCACGGGACTGCTCCGGCGCAAGCCGCGCCCGGCACCCGAGCCGGCGCCCGGGACCACCCCCGTACCGACGCCAGCGGCGGCCGATTAG
- a CDS encoding LuxR C-terminal-related transcriptional regulator has protein sequence MGESHVAFVVELVFRGNETDRLSFGEAHRTYWKRMAARGILLGGGPWRDGTGELLVCEARDRGTLLRVLYADPYAQAQVIGELRVREWNAVMGHVVLAGLERSTGGAGTHERIRGGVAAPAPQAVREMAPVREEAAVREELTAHERRIATMMLDGLTNKQIAESFTVSTRAVELHITRIYRKLDIRRRAQLAAAIDRFEAALAC, from the coding sequence ATGGGGGAGTCGCACGTGGCTTTTGTGGTCGAACTCGTTTTCCGTGGCAATGAGACGGACCGGCTGAGTTTCGGAGAGGCGCACCGGACCTATTGGAAAAGGATGGCCGCACGCGGCATCCTGCTCGGCGGCGGACCCTGGCGGGACGGTACCGGGGAACTCCTGGTCTGTGAGGCAAGGGACCGCGGCACCCTCTTACGGGTCCTGTACGCCGATCCGTACGCCCAGGCGCAGGTCATCGGCGAGTTACGGGTCCGTGAATGGAACGCGGTCATGGGGCACGTGGTGCTCGCCGGTCTGGAGAGGTCCACCGGTGGTGCCGGGACTCACGAGCGAATACGCGGGGGCGTCGCTGCGCCCGCCCCGCAGGCCGTCCGTGAGATGGCTCCCGTACGGGAGGAGGCCGCCGTCCGTGAGGAACTGACCGCCCACGAGCGGCGCATCGCCACGATGATGCTCGACGGCCTGACCAACAAGCAGATCGCCGAGTCGTTCACGGTCTCGACCCGGGCCGTGGAACTGCACATCACGCGGATCTACCGCAAGCTCGACATCCGCCGGCGCGCCCAGCTGGCGGCCGCCATCGACCGGTTCGAGGCGGCCCTTGCCTGCTGA
- a CDS encoding tautomerase family protein, producing the protein MPLVEITVPEGTLSETAAEVLRQRVADSVLTAMELPHTDFFAAATWVYVREAAKGSAATGAGTVPGVLVVVTPLEGFLTPERNEALSVEVTRHVQEVTSPDTVVWLVVNEIPEGNWAVNGGLTRRAKIDEFVAEAARAE; encoded by the coding sequence ATGCCGCTCGTCGAGATAACCGTTCCCGAGGGCACCCTGTCCGAGACCGCCGCGGAGGTCCTGCGGCAGCGGGTCGCCGACTCCGTGCTGACGGCCATGGAGCTGCCGCACACCGACTTCTTCGCCGCCGCCACCTGGGTCTACGTCCGTGAGGCCGCCAAGGGGTCCGCGGCCACGGGGGCCGGCACCGTCCCGGGCGTCCTCGTCGTGGTCACCCCCCTGGAGGGCTTCCTCACCCCCGAGCGCAACGAGGCGCTCTCGGTCGAGGTCACCCGGCACGTCCAGGAGGTGACCTCGCCCGACACCGTCGTCTGGCTCGTCGTGAACGAGATCCCGGAGGGGAACTGGGCCGTGAACGGCGGACTGACCCGACGGGCGAAGATCGACGAATTCGTCGCCGAGGCCGCCCGGGCCGAGTGA
- a CDS encoding maleate cis-trans isomerase family protein, translated as MALHSAPRLGVVVPSGNAAAEPEIGGLVSPAFNVHTARFPVLPGKDLRGRLEKYNDVLPDVLGNFGGLRLDAAVVSCTGSHYLLTPDGDRALCAELSERVGAPVRSAALAILDTARAVGAERLVLISPYEPWLTELSHAYWESAGLAVDRVVKIRAGARFSPYDVTTDELVAQVREAELPEDATLLFTGTGMFTFDALAELGKDSGRILLTSNLASAWWARDALGLPAHGPDAHPLLRRLAERTGTRTGTPRADSAAGAGPEAAAAGRDAAVAVS; from the coding sequence ATGGCTCTGCATTCGGCGCCGCGACTCGGTGTGGTGGTTCCTTCGGGAAACGCCGCGGCCGAACCCGAGATCGGCGGCCTCGTCAGCCCCGCATTCAATGTCCACACCGCACGCTTCCCGGTCCTTCCCGGAAAAGACCTCCGCGGCCGGCTTGAGAAGTACAACGACGTACTCCCCGATGTGCTGGGGAATTTCGGTGGTCTGCGTCTCGACGCGGCCGTCGTCTCCTGCACCGGCTCGCACTACCTGCTCACGCCGGACGGCGACCGGGCCCTCTGCGCGGAGCTCTCCGAGCGCGTGGGAGCCCCCGTACGGTCGGCGGCGCTCGCCATCCTCGACACGGCGCGGGCCGTCGGCGCCGAACGGCTGGTCCTCATCTCGCCGTACGAGCCCTGGCTCACCGAACTGTCGCACGCCTACTGGGAGTCGGCCGGCCTCGCCGTCGACCGGGTGGTCAAGATCCGGGCCGGTGCCCGCTTCTCCCCGTACGACGTGACCACCGACGAGCTCGTCGCGCAGGTCCGTGAGGCCGAACTGCCGGAGGACGCGACGCTGTTGTTCACCGGCACCGGCATGTTCACCTTCGACGCCCTCGCCGAGCTCGGCAAGGACAGCGGGCGCATCCTGCTCACCTCCAACCTGGCGAGCGCCTGGTGGGCCCGGGACGCTCTCGGCCTGCCCGCCCACGGCCCGGACGCGCACCCGCTGCTGCGCCGGCTCGCCGAGCGGACCGGCACGAGGACGGGCACTCCCCGCGCCGACAGCGCCGCCGGCGCCGGACCCGAGGCTGCCGCGGCCGGTCGCGACGCCGCCGTGGCCGTGTCGTGA
- a CDS encoding FAD-dependent oxidoreductase yields the protein MSGDTASHEPVAVVGAGPVGLTAALVLARTGVRVTLLESRETLATESRASTFHPSTLDLLDELGVAAALSRQGRTVDRVQWRDLDGVVHAELDYSVLAGHTGHPYRLHVEQARLTPLLLAELTATGLADVRFGTTVTGAEQTGDGGTGGGNGGGGVLLRTEDAAGRVTVTRHPYVLAADGSRSRLRELAGLPGTAEEYPDYALRVVTGTPLDELVPGLAPLSYIRDARASFSALGMPDHWRLIFRIPRGTDREAVLAPGAVRARVEQALPGAAGKAVRIADAHTYRLARFLLPRYRAGRVLFAGDAAHLTSTAGGLNMNCGIHDAVETGRALAAVLRGDAPGGASLDAALDRRRSVVETAVIPRSEARTAGLDSAAELPARLASLRRTAADPRSAVDYLLKASLLDVAPRPLKGDAHADLVSQAHR from the coding sequence GTGAGCGGCGACACCGCCTCCCACGAGCCGGTCGCCGTCGTCGGCGCGGGGCCCGTGGGGCTGACCGCCGCGCTCGTCCTCGCCCGGACCGGGGTCCGCGTGACCCTCCTGGAGTCCCGGGAGACGCTGGCCACCGAGTCCCGCGCGTCCACCTTCCACCCCTCCACCCTCGACCTCCTCGACGAGCTCGGCGTCGCCGCCGCGCTGAGCCGCCAGGGCCGGACGGTCGACCGTGTCCAGTGGCGCGACCTGGACGGCGTCGTCCACGCCGAGCTGGACTACTCCGTGCTCGCCGGGCACACCGGGCACCCGTACCGGCTCCATGTCGAACAGGCCCGGCTCACCCCGCTGCTGCTCGCCGAGCTGACGGCCACCGGTCTCGCCGACGTACGGTTCGGGACCACCGTCACCGGGGCCGAACAGACCGGCGACGGAGGCACCGGCGGCGGGAACGGCGGCGGCGGAGTGCTGCTGCGCACCGAGGACGCGGCGGGGCGGGTCACCGTCACCCGTCACCCGTACGTCCTGGCGGCCGACGGCAGCCGCAGCCGGCTCCGCGAGCTCGCCGGGCTGCCCGGAACGGCCGAGGAGTACCCGGACTACGCGCTCCGCGTGGTCACCGGGACGCCGCTCGACGAGCTGGTCCCCGGGCTCGCCCCGCTGTCCTACATCCGTGACGCCCGGGCCTCGTTCAGCGCCCTGGGGATGCCCGACCACTGGCGGCTGATCTTCCGGATCCCGCGCGGCACGGACCGCGAGGCCGTCCTCGCGCCCGGCGCCGTACGGGCCAGGGTCGAACAGGCCCTGCCCGGAGCCGCCGGGAAGGCGGTCCGGATCGCCGACGCCCACACCTACCGGCTGGCGCGGTTCCTGCTGCCCCGCTACCGGGCCGGCCGGGTGCTGTTCGCCGGGGACGCGGCCCATCTGACGTCCACCGCCGGCGGACTGAACATGAACTGCGGGATCCACGACGCCGTGGAGACGGGCCGGGCCCTCGCCGCCGTCCTGCGGGGCGACGCCCCGGGCGGGGCGTCGCTCGACGCGGCCCTCGACCGGCGCCGTTCCGTCGTCGAGACGGCCGTCATCCCGCGCAGCGAGGCCCGTACGGCCGGACTGGACAGCGCGGCCGAACTCCCGGCCCGGCTCGCCTCCTTGAGGCGTACCGCGGCCGACCCCCGCTCGGCCGTCGACTACCTGCTCAAGGCATCACTTCTCGACGTCGCACCACGACCACTGAAAGGTGACGCACATGCGGATCTGGTTTCACAAGCACACCGTTGA
- a CDS encoding aspartate/glutamate racemase family protein has protein sequence MRIWFHKHTVEGRLPLLDEWYRTHLDAIAAPGTTIDIKTLPADTYPDATPFGLVGHHSAQVLFSRHFSESALVAEREGYDAWVIAAGQDPGLRDARHLASIPTLGYGETAFFLSALTGQRFGVLGFMPPLEEPIRANIRQYRLESSLSSYEVVPGGWDSVHRSLEGDFDQFVEVYSAAAERAARAGAEVIIPAEGIPNEILWHLGIHELHGLPVVDPAGLAVKLAETLVQLGELKLFQRSGHGYWFSRPDEPVAKHLEQVFLGEAL, from the coding sequence ATGCGGATCTGGTTTCACAAGCACACCGTTGAGGGACGCCTGCCGCTGCTCGACGAGTGGTATCGCACGCACCTGGACGCGATCGCCGCGCCCGGCACCACCATCGACATCAAGACCCTCCCCGCGGACACCTACCCCGACGCCACTCCGTTCGGACTCGTCGGCCACCACTCCGCCCAGGTGCTCTTCAGCCGGCACTTCTCCGAGTCCGCGCTCGTCGCGGAGCGGGAGGGCTACGACGCCTGGGTGATCGCCGCCGGCCAGGACCCCGGCCTGCGCGACGCCCGCCACCTCGCCTCCATACCGACCCTCGGCTACGGAGAGACGGCCTTCTTCCTCTCGGCGCTCACCGGGCAGCGCTTCGGCGTCCTCGGCTTCATGCCGCCCCTGGAGGAGCCCATCCGGGCCAACATCCGGCAGTACCGCCTGGAGTCCTCGCTCAGCTCGTACGAGGTCGTCCCCGGCGGCTGGGACTCCGTACACCGTTCCCTGGAAGGGGACTTCGACCAGTTCGTCGAGGTGTACTCGGCGGCCGCCGAGCGGGCCGCGCGGGCCGGCGCCGAGGTCATCATCCCCGCCGAGGGCATCCCCAACGAGATCCTCTGGCACCTCGGCATCCACGAGCTGCACGGCCTGCCCGTCGTCGACCCGGCCGGGCTCGCGGTCAAGCTCGCCGAAACCCTCGTCCAGCTCGGTGAGTTGAAGCTCTTCCAGCGCAGTGGGCACGGCTACTGGTTCAGCCGCCCGGACGAGCCCGTCGCCAAGCACCTGGAGCAGGTGTTCCTCGGCGAGGCGCTCTAG